A window of the Oncorhynchus kisutch isolate 150728-3 linkage group LG12, Okis_V2, whole genome shotgun sequence genome harbors these coding sequences:
- the LOC109900255 gene encoding headcase protein homolog isoform X2 translates to MPNQKSNKGKRNKRTNSSGDEQENGASAAATVGAPAVTTLLGATAAPLHEHTSEAPCATPLVCSLARDIDLEKDDYQRVVCNSDSCPYGNWMHLQCFYEWESSILVQFNCIGRARSWNEKQCRQNMWTKKGYDLAFRFCSCRCGQGHLKKDTNWYQVKRMTDVKKKIPLEKSLGKLSSLTGAGGGACGGGLDLPDDPKRGKLHGGSKLAHRASQELPRRQSVDRQNSQERGHVGLFCASSLGPRSPSESPGQSPPLGFSFFSPPAFAGPRNSRHLGEFLKNAVHMDSHRKHMLASGMLGRGGHLDHTILPLPRLTLGDNPVQFLRRLDLTELLTHIPRHKLNTYHVRMEDDAQAGQGEDLRRYILSALSASHRNMVNCALCHRTLPVFEQFPLVDGTLFLSPARHDEIEYDVPCHLQGRLMHLYAICVDCLEGVHKIVCIKCKSRWDGSWHQLGTMYTYDILAATPCCQARLNCKHCGKPVIDVRVGMQYFSEYSNVQQCPHCGNLDYHFVKPFSSFKVLEAY, encoded by the exons ATGCCCAACCAGAAAAGCAACAAGGGGAAGAGAAATAAACGCACTAATAGTAGTGGAGATGAGCAAGAAAATGGAGCCAGTGCTGCCGCAACAGTGGGAGCACCAGCGGTAACAACCTTATTGGGTGCTACAGCTGCACCGTTACACGAGCATACAAGTG AAGCCCCCTGTGCCACCCCTCTTGTGTGCAGTCTGGCCAGAGACATTGACCTTGAGAAGGATGACTATCAACGTGTAGTGTGCAACAGTGATAGCTGCCCCTATGGCAACTGGATGCACTTGCAGTGCTTCTACGAGTGGGAGAGCAGCATCCTGGTCCAGTTCAACTGTATTGGAAGGGCCCGCAGCTGGAACGAGAAGCAGTGCCGGCAGAACATGTGGACTAAGAAGGGATACGACCTGGCCTTCCGCTTCTGCTCCTGCCGCTGTGGCCAGGGCCACCTTAAGAAAGACACAAACTGGTACCAGGTGAAGCGCATGACAGATGTAAAGAAGAAGATCCCTCTGGAGAAGAGCCTGGGGAAGTTGAGCAGCCTAACTGGAGCTGGAGGGGGTGCATGTGGAGGTGGGTTGGATCTGCCTGATGATCCTAAGAGGGGCAAGTTACATGGGGGCAGTAAACTGGCTCACAGAGCAAGTCAGGAGCTGCCTCGCCGACAGTCAGTGGATCGGCAGAACTCTCAAGAGAGGGGACACGTAGGGCTGTTCTGTGCAAGCAGCCTGGGGCCCCGCTCACCCTCTGAGTCCCCGGGCCAGTCCCCTCCGTTAggcttctccttcttctccccgCCCGCCTTTGCAGGGCCCCGCAACTCCCGGCACCTGGGGGAGTTCCTGAAGAATGCAGTGCACATGGATAGCCACCGGAAGCACATGCTGGCAAGCGGCATGCTGGGTCGCGGAGGCCACTTGGATCACACCATCTTGCCTCTGCCCAGACTCACCCTGGGGGACAACCCAGTGCAGTTCCTGCGAAGGCTGGACCTCACAGAGCTGCTGACCCACATTCCCAGACACAAGCTGAACACCTACCATGTACGTATGGAGGATGATGCCCAGGCGGGCCAGGGAGAGGACCTGAGGAGGTACATCTTGTCGGCTCTGAGCGCCAGCCACAGGAACATGGTCAACTGTGCCCTGTGCCACCGCACCCTGCCTGTCTTTGAGCAGTTCCCCCTGGTGGACGGGACCCTGTTCCTGAGCCCCGCTAGACATGATGAGATCGAGTACGATGTGCCATGCCACCTGCAAG GGAGGCTGATGCACCTGTATGCAATCTGTGTCGACTGTCTGGAGGGAGTCCACAAAATTGTATGTATCAAGTGCAAGTCCAGGTGGGATGGGAGCTGGCACCAGTTGGGGACAATGTACACCTATGATATACTGGCTGCGACGCCATGTTGTCAG GCCCGTCTGAACTGCAAGCACTGTGGTAAGCCGGTCATAGATGTCAGGGTGGGGATGCAGTACTTCTCAGAGTACAGCAACGTGCAGCAGTGCCCCCACTGTGGGAACCTCGACTACCACTTTGTCAAGCCATTCTCCTCCTTCAAAGTCTTAGAAGCTTATTGA
- the LOC109900255 gene encoding headcase protein homolog isoform X1 has protein sequence MPNQKSNKGKRNKRTNSSGDEQENGASAAATVGAPAVTTLLGATAAPLHEHTSAEAPCATPLVCSLARDIDLEKDDYQRVVCNSDSCPYGNWMHLQCFYEWESSILVQFNCIGRARSWNEKQCRQNMWTKKGYDLAFRFCSCRCGQGHLKKDTNWYQVKRMTDVKKKIPLEKSLGKLSSLTGAGGGACGGGLDLPDDPKRGKLHGGSKLAHRASQELPRRQSVDRQNSQERGHVGLFCASSLGPRSPSESPGQSPPLGFSFFSPPAFAGPRNSRHLGEFLKNAVHMDSHRKHMLASGMLGRGGHLDHTILPLPRLTLGDNPVQFLRRLDLTELLTHIPRHKLNTYHVRMEDDAQAGQGEDLRRYILSALSASHRNMVNCALCHRTLPVFEQFPLVDGTLFLSPARHDEIEYDVPCHLQGRLMHLYAICVDCLEGVHKIVCIKCKSRWDGSWHQLGTMYTYDILAATPCCQARLNCKHCGKPVIDVRVGMQYFSEYSNVQQCPHCGNLDYHFVKPFSSFKVLEAY, from the exons ATGCCCAACCAGAAAAGCAACAAGGGGAAGAGAAATAAACGCACTAATAGTAGTGGAGATGAGCAAGAAAATGGAGCCAGTGCTGCCGCAACAGTGGGAGCACCAGCGGTAACAACCTTATTGGGTGCTACAGCTGCACCGTTACACGAGCATACAAGTG cAGAAGCCCCCTGTGCCACCCCTCTTGTGTGCAGTCTGGCCAGAGACATTGACCTTGAGAAGGATGACTATCAACGTGTAGTGTGCAACAGTGATAGCTGCCCCTATGGCAACTGGATGCACTTGCAGTGCTTCTACGAGTGGGAGAGCAGCATCCTGGTCCAGTTCAACTGTATTGGAAGGGCCCGCAGCTGGAACGAGAAGCAGTGCCGGCAGAACATGTGGACTAAGAAGGGATACGACCTGGCCTTCCGCTTCTGCTCCTGCCGCTGTGGCCAGGGCCACCTTAAGAAAGACACAAACTGGTACCAGGTGAAGCGCATGACAGATGTAAAGAAGAAGATCCCTCTGGAGAAGAGCCTGGGGAAGTTGAGCAGCCTAACTGGAGCTGGAGGGGGTGCATGTGGAGGTGGGTTGGATCTGCCTGATGATCCTAAGAGGGGCAAGTTACATGGGGGCAGTAAACTGGCTCACAGAGCAAGTCAGGAGCTGCCTCGCCGACAGTCAGTGGATCGGCAGAACTCTCAAGAGAGGGGACACGTAGGGCTGTTCTGTGCAAGCAGCCTGGGGCCCCGCTCACCCTCTGAGTCCCCGGGCCAGTCCCCTCCGTTAggcttctccttcttctccccgCCCGCCTTTGCAGGGCCCCGCAACTCCCGGCACCTGGGGGAGTTCCTGAAGAATGCAGTGCACATGGATAGCCACCGGAAGCACATGCTGGCAAGCGGCATGCTGGGTCGCGGAGGCCACTTGGATCACACCATCTTGCCTCTGCCCAGACTCACCCTGGGGGACAACCCAGTGCAGTTCCTGCGAAGGCTGGACCTCACAGAGCTGCTGACCCACATTCCCAGACACAAGCTGAACACCTACCATGTACGTATGGAGGATGATGCCCAGGCGGGCCAGGGAGAGGACCTGAGGAGGTACATCTTGTCGGCTCTGAGCGCCAGCCACAGGAACATGGTCAACTGTGCCCTGTGCCACCGCACCCTGCCTGTCTTTGAGCAGTTCCCCCTGGTGGACGGGACCCTGTTCCTGAGCCCCGCTAGACATGATGAGATCGAGTACGATGTGCCATGCCACCTGCAAG GGAGGCTGATGCACCTGTATGCAATCTGTGTCGACTGTCTGGAGGGAGTCCACAAAATTGTATGTATCAAGTGCAAGTCCAGGTGGGATGGGAGCTGGCACCAGTTGGGGACAATGTACACCTATGATATACTGGCTGCGACGCCATGTTGTCAG GCCCGTCTGAACTGCAAGCACTGTGGTAAGCCGGTCATAGATGTCAGGGTGGGGATGCAGTACTTCTCAGAGTACAGCAACGTGCAGCAGTGCCCCCACTGTGGGAACCTCGACTACCACTTTGTCAAGCCATTCTCCTCCTTCAAAGTCTTAGAAGCTTATTGA